The Lewinellaceae bacterium genome has a segment encoding these proteins:
- a CDS encoding aminotransferase class III-fold pyridoxal phosphate-dependent enzyme: protein MKNTKTPEPYRHELKEKLEALGLNAAYTRAEGDSLYQSVDGTEIEITDFVGAYGANLLGHFHKKLTPVIADFFRQQVPIFVQGSIREEADQLSRKLQEMFGDYTVILTNTGAETVESAVKHAFLENQKTRCWALKNAYHGKSLGTLCFSKMHNTPFERNDLQIDFLDPADPKTWQEALATIDDVSFLIIEPIQGEGGVVPLPSTFVDWVNTVTQKFNIPIIADEIQTGLGRTGQWLASDQIGLRKDYICLSKALGGGIAKIGALLINDRRFVNEFSILNTSTFADDGFSAAIAKRVLEIISEENLAEKCARKGSYFYEELLKIQNDFPEVIKEVRGRGLMLGIEFKKQQASSSNLLRIFSDTEYFGYAIAGYLLNEHKVRVMPTLSSPNTIRIQPSAYITKPQVHGFLSGLRSVCEIISKADAGSFLGFLASRKPDKITDYRSSNIFKHESPAGKKKVAFLGHFISANDLTLWDHSFENWSVCELEKLISRTAKFLDPVIFDQVNVETPEGDSVHLNFIGMFLDSREIEKAYRSRNFQWIVKKIQHAANLAEKAGCQVLGLGGFTSILTNNGKRLKTKKLKATTGNSLTVGMGIEAIRHAAEHLNVEIKNSEIAIIGSGGNIANTYAEILSTLVKKMILIPRVLPNPAVEQLKHKLLQNNPSLMVKITGRIEAINSCEIVISSSNSSQPVIFPEHLSGKNKIICDIAVPPDVDQSVASVFPELLVIKGGIIHLPAGNDFIIGGIPLPSGHVFACMGETLVMGLDEHKNFSGSIGSISQEGVWQTLKLSKQFGFELGALKMEQSF, encoded by the coding sequence TTACTGGGTCATTTTCATAAAAAGCTTACCCCCGTTATTGCTGATTTTTTCAGACAACAAGTTCCGATTTTCGTACAGGGCTCCATCAGGGAGGAGGCTGATCAATTGAGCAGAAAGTTGCAGGAAATGTTTGGCGATTACACGGTTATCCTGACGAATACCGGTGCAGAAACGGTTGAGTCTGCCGTAAAACATGCTTTTTTGGAAAATCAAAAAACCCGGTGTTGGGCACTTAAAAATGCTTATCACGGCAAATCCCTGGGTACACTGTGCTTTTCAAAAATGCATAACACCCCTTTTGAAAGAAATGATCTGCAAATAGATTTTTTGGATCCTGCGGATCCGAAAACCTGGCAGGAGGCCCTGGCGACGATTGATGACGTTTCCTTTTTGATCATCGAACCGATACAGGGAGAAGGTGGTGTGGTTCCCCTTCCTTCCACTTTCGTGGATTGGGTAAATACCGTCACCCAAAAATTTAACATCCCGATCATTGCAGATGAAATTCAAACAGGATTGGGACGAACCGGCCAATGGCTTGCCTCTGATCAGATCGGTTTGCGAAAAGATTATATCTGTTTGTCTAAAGCCCTGGGCGGAGGCATTGCAAAGATTGGAGCCTTACTCATCAACGACAGGCGATTTGTGAATGAATTTTCTATTTTGAACACCTCAACCTTTGCCGACGACGGGTTTAGTGCGGCCATTGCAAAACGGGTCCTGGAAATAATTTCAGAAGAAAACCTCGCTGAAAAATGCGCCCGGAAAGGATCTTATTTCTATGAAGAACTTTTAAAAATTCAAAATGATTTCCCGGAGGTCATCAAAGAAGTGAGAGGGCGAGGCCTGATGTTAGGCATAGAATTTAAAAAGCAACAAGCTTCTTCTTCCAACCTGCTTCGTATTTTTTCCGACACAGAATATTTTGGTTATGCCATTGCCGGGTATTTGTTGAATGAACATAAAGTGCGGGTCATGCCCACCCTTAGCAGTCCGAATACTATAAGAATTCAGCCTTCAGCCTATATTACGAAGCCGCAGGTTCATGGCTTCCTGAGCGGTTTGAGGAGTGTTTGTGAAATTATTTCAAAAGCAGATGCAGGCAGTTTCCTGGGTTTCCTGGCGAGTCGGAAACCGGATAAAATTACGGATTATCGTTCCTCGAATATTTTTAAACACGAATCTCCTGCCGGCAAAAAGAAAGTGGCCTTTTTAGGTCATTTTATTTCGGCAAATGACCTGACCCTTTGGGATCATTCTTTTGAAAACTGGTCTGTGTGTGAATTGGAAAAGCTGATTAGCAGAACGGCGAAATTCCTGGATCCTGTTATTTTCGACCAGGTCAACGTGGAAACACCCGAAGGGGATAGCGTGCACCTCAATTTCATCGGTATGTTTCTGGACTCTCGCGAGATTGAAAAAGCATACCGCTCCCGAAATTTCCAATGGATCGTCAAAAAAATTCAGCATGCAGCCAATTTAGCTGAAAAGGCCGGTTGCCAGGTGCTGGGTCTGGGTGGATTTACGTCTATTTTGACCAATAACGGGAAACGACTCAAGACGAAAAAACTCAAAGCCACCACTGGCAATTCACTGACGGTTGGCATGGGAATCGAAGCCATTCGCCATGCTGCGGAGCATTTAAATGTGGAGATCAAAAACTCGGAAATCGCCATAATCGGTTCGGGTGGAAACATTGCCAATACCTACGCAGAAATCCTTTCCACCCTGGTAAAAAAAATGATATTGATCCCCCGGGTACTCCCAAATCCGGCAGTGGAGCAGCTGAAGCATAAACTGCTTCAAAATAATCCCTCCTTAATGGTCAAAATCACGGGCCGCATTGAAGCGATAAACTCTTGTGAAATAGTTATCTCCTCCTCCAACTCGAGCCAACCGGTAATATTTCCAGAACACCTGTCCGGTAAAAACAAAATCATTTGCGACATTGCGGTGCCTCCCGATGTGGACCAATCCGTCGCTTCGGTTTTTCCAGAGCTGCTTGTAATAAAAGGAGGGATTATACATCTTCCGGCAGGCAATGACTTTATCATAGGAGGGATTCCGCTTCCCAGCGGTCATGTTTTTGCCTGTATGGGCGAAACATTGGTCATGGGACTGGATGAACACAAAAATTTTTCCGGCTCCATTGGTAGTATTAGCCAGGAAGGCGTGTGGCAAACGCTGAAGTTATCCAAACAATTTGGATTTGAATTAGGTGCTTTAAAAATGGAACAATCGTTCTGA
- a CDS encoding GNAT family N-acetyltransferase — protein sequence MNGNLKIEHFSLKDNRVEDFTQLPNVLFKDLPFWITPLRVQIKENFSLTKNPFWKFVESRLFIVYRDKQMLGRIAAVYHPGYNSIHTKKTGFFGFLDAVDDAEVFKLLFEGCAAWLKEFNVSRMIGPLNPSLNYELGVLVDGFDRFPKFMMPYNPEYYNQRILQSGFEKSVDFYAYNLDRSAFQLSPRMTKVKIWLESRFEITFVNIDFSKIKTDAKKVFEIYNDAFEGHWGFTPFELEEVTYMAYELKAIVDEDLFFFIYINGSIAGYILALPDLNEAIRHLKNGRLLPFGLFKLLYYSKKIKRIRVLNVGVKSKYRHLGLGVLLYEELQRRMGKKNYEGGELSWVVENNPDMNQGAQEIGAKVVKKYRIYERGL from the coding sequence ATGAATGGTAATCTAAAGATAGAACATTTCTCTTTAAAGGACAACAGGGTAGAGGATTTTACTCAACTTCCCAATGTTTTATTTAAGGATCTTCCATTTTGGATAACGCCCCTAAGGGTTCAGATAAAAGAAAATTTCAGTCTCACCAAGAACCCTTTTTGGAAATTTGTGGAATCCAGGTTGTTTATTGTATATCGTGATAAGCAAATGCTTGGACGTATTGCCGCGGTTTATCATCCCGGGTATAATTCCATTCATACTAAAAAAACGGGTTTTTTTGGGTTCCTGGATGCTGTGGATGACGCAGAGGTGTTTAAACTCCTTTTTGAGGGTTGTGCTGCATGGTTGAAGGAATTCAATGTGTCCAGAATGATCGGCCCGCTTAATCCAAGTTTAAATTACGAATTAGGGGTACTAGTAGATGGTTTTGACAGGTTTCCAAAGTTCATGATGCCTTATAATCCGGAATACTATAACCAACGAATTTTACAGTCCGGGTTTGAAAAATCCGTTGATTTTTATGCTTATAACCTGGACAGATCTGCCTTTCAATTGTCTCCCAGAATGACAAAGGTCAAAATCTGGCTGGAAAGCCGGTTTGAAATAACATTTGTCAATATTGATTTTAGTAAAATAAAAACAGACGCCAAAAAGGTATTTGAGATTTACAACGATGCTTTTGAAGGGCATTGGGGATTTACTCCTTTTGAATTGGAAGAAGTGACTTACATGGCCTATGAATTAAAAGCTATTGTTGATGAAGATCTGTTTTTCTTTATTTACATCAATGGTTCAATAGCCGGATATATTCTGGCCCTGCCCGATCTTAATGAAGCCATTCGCCATTTGAAAAACGGCCGGTTATTGCCTTTCGGATTATTTAAGCTCTTGTACTACAGCAAAAAAATAAAACGAATCCGGGTATTGAATGTCGGGGTGAAAAGCAAATACAGGCATCTCGGATTGGGGGTTCTTTTATATGAAGAACTACAAAGAAGAATGGGCAAAAAAAACTACGAAGGAGGAGAGTTGTCATGGGTCGTGGAAAATAATCCGGATATGAACCAGGGGGCACAGGAGATTGGGGCAAAGGTGGTTAAAAAGTACCGGATCTATGAGAGGGGACTCTAG
- a CDS encoding B12-binding domain-containing radical SAM protein, with product MPKKPKVLLISPTCLDKSGKPIVQNKTYLPALTLAQLAALTPDTVDVTIISETSENIPRDEHWDLVGLSGMGGSGVVRGYQLAKEFRERGSKVVMGGIAVSLFDPEVTLEHVDTLVKGEAEDLWPQVIDDFINGRLKDFYKMKSPPDITKFPIPAYHKMNMKNYGFWRPVQATRGCPFPCSFCSISEFFSRGYRKRPIDQVVRDVRAAKASGSRYIAFIDDNIGVDFKYCKALWEALIPENIIWVSQCSLHISENEDMLDLAYRSGCRILSFGVETINKDSLTHIDKEWNRPERYQEAFKTIRKHGIEISSEMILGMDGDDESVFEKTFDFIMESRIALPRLYILTPVPGTPMHREMKEDGRIFNTDITNYQGGAAVFHPKNMSAETLEKGYWNTYRELYKLSNVYKRIKSNPADLNARMRLFVMGTNMVYRNHISREITPGIV from the coding sequence ATGCCTAAAAAACCCAAGGTTCTTTTGATAAGCCCAACTTGTCTGGATAAAAGTGGAAAACCAATTGTTCAAAATAAAACTTACCTACCGGCATTAACATTGGCTCAACTGGCAGCATTAACACCCGACACTGTCGACGTTACCATTATCTCTGAAACCTCCGAAAACATTCCAAGAGATGAACACTGGGACCTTGTCGGTTTGTCGGGGATGGGAGGCAGTGGCGTGGTTCGGGGGTATCAACTGGCCAAAGAATTTCGGGAGAGAGGAAGCAAAGTGGTTATGGGAGGCATTGCGGTCAGTCTTTTTGACCCCGAGGTGACGCTGGAACATGTGGATACCCTTGTCAAAGGCGAAGCCGAAGACCTCTGGCCTCAGGTGATCGATGACTTTATTAATGGCCGGCTCAAGGATTTTTATAAAATGAAAAGCCCACCGGACATCACTAAATTTCCTATCCCTGCCTATCACAAAATGAATATGAAAAATTATGGGTTCTGGCGGCCTGTACAAGCCACCCGGGGTTGCCCTTTTCCCTGTTCATTTTGTTCAATTTCCGAATTTTTTAGCAGGGGATACCGCAAGCGGCCCATAGACCAGGTTGTTCGTGATGTAAGGGCAGCAAAGGCCTCAGGAAGCCGTTATATCGCATTTATCGACGATAACATCGGCGTGGATTTTAAATATTGTAAAGCCCTTTGGGAAGCCCTTATTCCTGAAAATATTATTTGGGTAAGCCAGTGCAGCCTTCATATCTCCGAAAATGAAGACATGCTGGATCTTGCTTATCGCAGTGGGTGCAGAATTCTTTCTTTTGGTGTTGAAACCATCAACAAAGATAGCTTAACCCATATTGATAAGGAATGGAACCGCCCGGAACGCTACCAGGAAGCATTTAAGACCATTCGGAAGCATGGAATTGAAATATCTTCTGAAATGATCCTCGGGATGGATGGAGATGACGAATCTGTTTTTGAAAAAACATTTGATTTCATCATGGAAAGCCGTATAGCATTGCCGAGGTTATATATCCTAACCCCTGTTCCCGGTACGCCCATGCACAGAGAGATGAAAGAAGATGGACGAATTTTCAACACTGATATTACCAATTACCAGGGTGGCGCGGCAGTTTTTCATCCAAAAAATATGTCCGCCGAAACTCTTGAAAAAGGATACTGGAATACTTACAGGGAGCTCTATAAATTGAGCAATGTCTACAAGCGCATAAAAAGCAATCCGGCCGATCTAAATGCCAGAATGCGTTTATTTGTAATGGGCACTAATATGGTTTACCGCAATCATATCAGCAGAGAGATCACCCCTGGAATTGTCTAA
- a CDS encoding radical SAM protein, translating to MKILLVRPPVPRHTIGLKHIMICEPLELEYIAGNLHDHEVMIFDHLVENGFNRRLKTFAPDVVVSSCYKTGTNEVIKLFRKVKTWNKDCLTIAGGVHATLVPEDFADVATDIVGIGDGTFLLAEIIDCLENGKDLMDIPGVSFPIGEGLLLQSEKRSYMPKADTLPLPRRDLIAHLKDKYYYLMHQPVATMKTTWGCWYKCNFCFTWKITDGHPYSRSPESIVREIESIEAEDIYIVDDIFLINKDRLRKIADLLLAKNIRKKYLVYARADFIAQNEEVIKEWSALGLRAVFIGLEATTDEELKGMNKECDAVYNRKAIEVLKKYKVDTYGSLIPGAEYEKEDWEKLWQFIEDSGLYYINISPHTPLPGADIWPLFKNQITVPEDAHGLFDLSHMILPTKMSLKQFYRELLKLYSRTILNPKRANQNTYRTLPSIWSLKYLRMILGTLKIRRQFLRAHKHHSPQEIALARYKGKEVKDLTFEYKFTKASFPSSMTTRPVKVL from the coding sequence ATGAAAATCTTACTCGTACGACCTCCTGTCCCCCGACATACCATAGGCCTCAAACATATCATGATTTGCGAGCCCCTGGAATTGGAATATATTGCAGGCAACCTCCACGATCATGAAGTCATGATATTTGATCATTTGGTTGAAAACGGTTTTAATCGTCGCCTCAAGACGTTCGCTCCCGATGTTGTCGTAAGTAGTTGTTACAAGACCGGCACCAATGAAGTCATTAAGCTGTTCAGGAAGGTAAAAACCTGGAATAAAGATTGCCTAACCATTGCCGGCGGTGTACATGCAACACTGGTTCCTGAAGATTTTGCAGATGTGGCTACGGATATCGTCGGCATCGGGGATGGTACATTCCTGCTGGCCGAAATCATCGATTGCCTTGAAAACGGGAAGGATCTAATGGACATTCCGGGGGTGTCATTTCCTATTGGAGAGGGCCTTTTGTTACAATCCGAAAAAAGGTCTTATATGCCCAAAGCGGATACATTGCCCCTGCCAAGAAGGGATTTGATAGCACACCTCAAAGACAAATATTATTACCTCATGCATCAGCCGGTGGCCACTATGAAAACCACCTGGGGTTGCTGGTACAAATGCAATTTTTGCTTCACCTGGAAAATAACCGACGGACATCCTTACAGCCGTTCCCCTGAATCCATCGTAAGAGAAATAGAAAGCATTGAAGCAGAAGACATTTACATTGTCGATGATATTTTCCTGATCAATAAAGACCGTTTAAGGAAAATCGCCGACCTGCTTTTGGCAAAAAATATCAGGAAAAAGTATTTGGTATACGCAAGAGCTGATTTTATTGCACAAAACGAAGAGGTGATCAAAGAATGGTCAGCATTGGGGTTAAGGGCTGTTTTTATAGGCCTGGAAGCCACCACGGATGAGGAATTAAAAGGAATGAATAAAGAATGTGATGCCGTGTATAACAGGAAGGCCATTGAAGTATTGAAAAAATATAAAGTAGATACATATGGTTCTTTAATACCCGGTGCCGAATATGAGAAAGAAGACTGGGAAAAGCTTTGGCAATTCATCGAGGATTCCGGATTGTATTATATCAACATCTCCCCGCATACACCGCTACCCGGAGCCGATATCTGGCCATTATTCAAAAATCAAATTACAGTACCTGAAGATGCTCATGGACTTTTCGATCTGTCCCATATGATATTGCCGACAAAGATGAGTCTAAAGCAGTTTTACCGGGAATTGTTAAAACTATACAGCAGAACCATTCTTAATCCCAAAAGAGCGAATCAAAATACCTACCGGACCTTGCCCAGTATCTGGTCGCTCAAGTATTTACGCATGATCCTTGGAACATTAAAGATCAGACGGCAGTTTCTCCGTGCCCATAAACATCATAGTCCACAGGAAATTGCTTTAGCCAGATACAAAGGTAAAGAAGTAAAAGACCTAACATTTGAATATAAATTTACCAAGGCCTCTTTTCCTTCATCCATGACGACCAGGCCCGTTAAAGTCCTTTGA
- a CDS encoding GNAT family N-acetyltransferase, with amino-acid sequence MSEKINLLCHESIKEVPPDIWNFNNMEEELFHSPDFLEVLENAKVEDSKMWYLMAIKEKEVVATAVLSLFKISLDLFIGENAAVKWINKNFPGFFKVKILFCGTPVSIGHKNLSLKNDSEAQLILGLIEKKMKDIAVNNKVKHLITKELDNSKRISWGEQLLKLNWFEGFSIPDVKMIIRWKTYQEYLKSIRTSYRRQIKSSLLKMNNGQKITDLEKLITDNIQILSAGEVDVNEFFEKYMAVMNRATVKLETLNLPFFENLFEKYQKDIRIFSYTNANRDRSYFFTIHKHDTLYFLWTARYENKDSKDIYFNLYQAMISYAIQHKVKLLHLGQTAYYAKMRIGGVHHPRFVYFKCLNRFQHLILKSLRLLIFPELKLEQLNVFQSLPNPKTTP; translated from the coding sequence ATGTCTGAAAAAATCAACCTGCTTTGCCATGAATCCATCAAGGAGGTTCCCCCTGATATTTGGAATTTCAATAACATGGAAGAAGAACTATTTCATTCTCCTGACTTTTTGGAGGTCCTTGAAAATGCCAAAGTGGAGGACAGTAAGATGTGGTACTTAATGGCAATTAAAGAAAAAGAAGTTGTTGCCACGGCGGTATTAAGCCTGTTCAAAATCTCCCTCGATCTTTTCATTGGTGAAAATGCAGCGGTAAAATGGATCAATAAAAACTTCCCTGGTTTTTTTAAAGTTAAAATATTGTTTTGCGGCACTCCGGTATCCATCGGTCATAAAAATCTGAGCCTGAAAAATGACTCAGAAGCTCAATTAATTTTGGGTTTAATTGAAAAAAAGATGAAAGACATCGCCGTCAACAATAAGGTAAAACATTTAATTACCAAAGAACTGGACAATTCAAAACGGATTTCCTGGGGAGAGCAATTGTTAAAACTAAACTGGTTTGAGGGATTCAGCATTCCCGATGTCAAAATGATTATTCGCTGGAAAACCTACCAGGAATACCTGAAATCCATCCGAACCTCTTACCGCAGACAAATCAAGAGTTCCCTGCTTAAAATGAATAACGGACAAAAAATAACCGATCTTGAAAAATTAATCACAGACAACATCCAGATTCTTTCGGCCGGGGAAGTTGATGTAAATGAATTTTTTGAGAAATATATGGCAGTGATGAATCGGGCTACCGTAAAACTAGAAACGTTGAATCTTCCTTTTTTTGAAAACTTATTTGAAAAATATCAAAAGGATATTCGAATTTTCTCCTATACGAATGCAAATAGAGACCGAAGTTATTTTTTTACCATCCATAAACACGATACGCTCTATTTCCTATGGACTGCCCGCTATGAAAATAAAGATTCAAAAGACATCTATTTCAACCTTTACCAGGCCATGATCAGTTATGCCATTCAACATAAAGTCAAATTGCTTCATTTGGGTCAAACAGCTTATTATGCTAAAATGCGTATCGGCGGAGTACATCATCCACGTTTTGTTTATTTCAAGTGCCTGAATCGATTCCAACATTTGATCCTTAAATCTTTACGGTTACTTATTTTCCCTGAATTAAAACTGGAACAGCTAAACGTTTTTCAATCATTGCCAAACCCCAAAACAACACCTTAG
- a CDS encoding PAAR domain-containing protein, with protein MPPAARLTDMHTCPMQTPGLPPIPHVGGPIVGPGEPTVLIGGLPAAVMGDMVICVGPPDSIVKGSATVMIGGKPAARMGDPTAHGGTIVLGCPTVMIGG; from the coding sequence ATGCCACCAGCTGCACGACTCACAGATATGCATACTTGTCCGATGCAAACGCCCGGACTCCCTCCGATCCCTCATGTGGGCGGACCCATCGTCGGGCCGGGAGAGCCTACGGTTCTCATTGGCGGCCTGCCGGCTGCTGTGATGGGAGACATGGTGATTTGTGTCGGACCACCCGATAGCATTGTGAAAGGATCGGCTACCGTGATGATAGGTGGGAAGCCTGCTGCCCGGATGGGAGATCCTACCGCCCATGGAGGAACCATTGTGTTAGGATGTCCTACTGTGATGATCGGAGGATAA
- the vgrG gene encoding type VI secretion system tip protein VgrG, with the protein MAKSPITSEMDIVSLTILVQGKKIHDSYQIISCEVHKEAYKVSTATIIFAFPYNPEEHNLFEISEGPDFVPGNEIAIKAGYNSQEEYIFKGIIVNQGISATSGSLPVLKVKCSDKAVKLTLGRSSRYYSAQKESDLLAGIINDSGLTAAVDATGFIHQQLVQYEAIDWDFIVTRAQANGMLVYFENDKLHVKKPVIDDSCGLVLTFGQDVYSFNGELDARFQMPGVTAHSWNVEDQKLQEAKSMEPVIHDQGNISGKKLADVPGLSAYEINTTGPVDQPELALWAQADLLRARLAALRGKVTFIGNALPQVNKIIDLGGFGNRFNGKALISSVRHLIQAGTWETTIGFGLDPEWYHETRNINAPQAGGLLPAIHGLQNGIVLKIDDDPQGEHRILVQVPVMGTSGEGIWARQALDYATSGKGHFFRPEVGDEVVLGFLNDDPRYAVILGSLYSSNHPPHYTSDQQNSIKAIITNSELKIEFNDKDKILTIETPAGNSFVLSDKDKSITVADQQKNKITMTSSGISMESCKNVVIKAPGNIDLMAGQNIVLKTSGGDVSLEGTNVEAKAKGSFSAQGNASAELKASGQTTVKGAVVIIN; encoded by the coding sequence ATGGCAAAATCACCCATCACCTCCGAAATGGACATTGTTTCCCTTACTATATTAGTGCAGGGCAAAAAAATTCATGATAGTTATCAGATCATATCCTGTGAGGTACATAAGGAGGCTTATAAGGTATCAACGGCAACGATTATTTTTGCCTTTCCTTATAATCCTGAAGAGCATAATCTTTTTGAAATCAGCGAAGGACCGGACTTTGTTCCCGGGAATGAAATAGCGATCAAAGCCGGTTATAACTCCCAGGAAGAATATATTTTCAAAGGCATTATTGTCAACCAGGGCATCAGCGCGACTTCTGGTTCGCTCCCGGTATTGAAGGTGAAGTGCAGTGATAAGGCCGTTAAACTGACTCTCGGTCGATCTAGCAGGTATTATTCGGCACAAAAAGAAAGCGACCTCCTGGCGGGGATCATCAATGACAGTGGGTTGACGGCAGCCGTGGATGCTACCGGCTTTATACACCAGCAGCTGGTTCAGTATGAGGCCATCGATTGGGATTTTATCGTAACCCGCGCCCAGGCCAATGGAATGCTGGTCTATTTTGAGAACGACAAACTCCATGTCAAAAAACCGGTCATTGACGACTCCTGCGGATTGGTACTGACTTTTGGACAAGATGTGTATAGTTTTAACGGGGAGTTGGATGCCCGGTTTCAAATGCCCGGGGTGACGGCTCATTCCTGGAATGTTGAGGATCAAAAGTTGCAGGAAGCAAAATCTATGGAGCCGGTCATCCATGATCAGGGCAATATCTCCGGGAAAAAACTGGCCGATGTCCCGGGGCTTTCGGCATACGAAATAAACACCACCGGGCCTGTCGATCAACCCGAACTGGCCCTCTGGGCGCAAGCAGATTTGCTGAGAGCCCGTCTCGCTGCCCTCAGAGGGAAAGTGACCTTCATTGGCAATGCCCTTCCCCAGGTCAATAAAATCATCGATTTGGGAGGATTTGGAAACCGGTTCAATGGAAAAGCTTTGATCAGCAGTGTGAGGCATTTGATCCAAGCCGGGACATGGGAAACCACGATCGGTTTTGGTTTGGATCCGGAGTGGTATCATGAGACCAGAAATATAAATGCTCCGCAAGCAGGAGGGCTGCTTCCCGCCATCCACGGTTTGCAAAACGGGATCGTTTTAAAGATTGATGATGATCCGCAAGGCGAGCATCGCATCCTCGTGCAGGTTCCTGTGATGGGTACTTCAGGGGAAGGCATCTGGGCCAGGCAGGCCCTTGATTATGCCACTTCCGGCAAAGGTCATTTCTTTCGGCCCGAGGTGGGAGATGAAGTAGTGCTGGGCTTCCTGAATGATGATCCGCGTTATGCCGTCATCCTCGGCAGTTTATACAGCAGTAATCACCCGCCGCACTACACTTCAGATCAGCAGAATTCAATCAAAGCCATCATTACGAACAGCGAGTTAAAGATCGAATTTAATGATAAGGATAAAATACTGACCATTGAAACGCCGGCAGGGAACAGCTTTGTTTTGTCGGATAAAGATAAATCCATAACCGTAGCAGACCAGCAGAAGAATAAAATAACCATGACCAGCAGTGGCATTTCAATGGAAAGCTGCAAAAATGTGGTCATCAAGGCACCCGGTAACATTGATCTCATGGCGGGCCAAAACATTGTACTCAAAACTTCCGGAGGAGATGTGTCGCTGGAAGGAACAAATGTTGAGGCCAAAGCCAAGGGCAGTTTTTCGGCTCAAGGCAACGCCTCCGCGGAATTGAAAGCTTCAGGCCAAACGACGGTCAAAGGAGCGGTGGTTATTATTAACTAA
- a CDS encoding class I SAM-dependent methyltransferase, with product MNTRMLNERIKLFYDQSTPLWLHLWGEHMHQGYYGIKAGQANKTYAKAQEDLVEELLLWSNIRQANHILDAGCGIGASARTLAKKFDAKVLGITISPVQAEKGRQYTRTAGPEHSVTIEALDMANLDRDEQKFDLVWSVESFEYVADKKELLSLFYDLLMPGGHLLIAGWYHRFEPPVLEKAEQLILNKVYQQLHFRSLVSLQALESFAKQAGFTDVRSADWSEAIVPFWKVGISTFFRWKFLTGLFKAGWPNLKNSWALRYMIKGFRKKLIRYGVFYGTKKINSS from the coding sequence ATGAATACGCGGATGCTCAACGAAAGGATCAAACTATTTTACGACCAATCCACCCCGCTATGGTTGCACCTTTGGGGGGAGCATATGCACCAGGGATATTATGGTATCAAGGCCGGGCAAGCAAATAAAACTTATGCAAAAGCTCAGGAGGATTTGGTAGAAGAATTACTTTTATGGAGCAACATCCGTCAGGCGAATCATATCCTGGATGCCGGCTGCGGGATAGGGGCAAGTGCGCGAACCCTGGCGAAAAAATTCGATGCCAAAGTCTTAGGGATAACCATTAGCCCCGTGCAGGCTGAAAAAGGCCGGCAATACACCCGGACAGCAGGCCCGGAACATTCTGTGACTATTGAGGCCTTAGATATGGCCAACCTCGACAGGGATGAACAAAAATTTGACCTGGTATGGTCGGTAGAAAGTTTCGAATACGTTGCCGATAAGAAGGAATTATTGAGCCTTTTTTATGATCTGTTAATGCCCGGCGGGCACCTGCTGATTGCTGGCTGGTATCATCGTTTTGAGCCTCCTGTTTTAGAAAAGGCAGAACAGCTTATTTTGAATAAAGTCTATCAACAATTACATTTTCGCTCATTGGTATCTCTTCAAGCCCTGGAATCTTTTGCAAAACAAGCCGGTTTTACTGATGTCCGGTCGGCCGACTGGAGTGAGGCCATTGTGCCATTTTGGAAGGTTGGAATCAGCACTTTTTTTCGATGGAAATTTTTAACCGGACTTTTTAAAGCGGGTTGGCCCAATTTAAAAAACTCCTGGGCCTTACGCTATATGATAAAAGGCTTTAGGAAAAAACTCATAAGATATGGCGTTTTTTATGGAACCAAAAAGATAAATTCCTCGTGA